The genomic stretch ACGCGACCCGACCGACGCGCCGATGAGTAGCGACAAGTCGGACCGCTTGCGAGCTCGCGTCCGACGAGAACTGCCATGAAATGCTGTGGCCTAAGCTTCATCTGCGCATAGCCACGCGAGGTCCACGTGGAGAAGTTCAGAAAGGCGCTCACAATCCGTACTCCTCGGAACGGTAACTCCCGCGCGCCAAAGCGTCACGTCTCGTTCCGCCGCGCCGAGAGACCTGACCACCCGACTGGAAGTAGTCGTCACTGACCTTGGGCTCTCGCACAGACGGTTAAAGTCGCGGGGGTGACCTGTTTTTCGGTTTCGCGCTGCGGTCTCGACATTTTCGGAAGCAACGCGTAGCGCCCCTGGTTGTCGGCTGTCATTTCCCCGTGGTACAAAGAAGGCGTCACGTTCTGCCGTTCCGCTGAATGTGACAACAAGACAAAACTTTTTGGAAAATTCAGGAAAATGGCAACAGGTACTGTGAAGTGGTTCAACGATGCAAAGGGCTTTGGCTTCATCACGCCGGACGGCGGCGGCGAAGACCTGTTCGCGCATTTTTCTGAAATCCAGGGAAACGGCTTCAAATCCCTCCAGGAAAACCAGAAGGTGAGCTTCGAAGTGAAGCAAGGCCCGAAGGGCAAGCAGGCTGCAAACATCACGCCGGCCTAAGTGCCAGCTCTTCTTTTGCAACGCAAGTGCCCGGTTCGCCGGGCATTGTGCTTTCTCGACGGCACATAGCAATGTGAGCATTGCCGACTGACAGAGTTTTTTCTGCCGCCAGGCTTCGCGGTTTTGCTAGGCGTTCGCGGGCACACTTGCGACACGCTCCCGTACAGCGTTTGCAATGCTCCTCCTGATGCTCCTTGCATTCTGCGGCGCACGCAGCACACCTGCGCGCACAAGGCACAGATAGCCGTCGCGTGGCGGCGGCTGCATACCATGCCACCGGATGCAAGGCGGCAGACCGCCGCGCAATCGACATCGAGTTTTATGCGTTCGGCCATTTCGGTCGCATGTTCCTCTCACAAACGGGAAGCGACGCAGTGGTCGCAAGCCGTCGCTCATGCGTCGAAGGCCGAGATGCAAGGTTGATGCTGTTCGTGTGCCATTTAGCTCCGATGGAATGGCCGGCGACAAGACCGGCTCATTTCACCGAGCAACGCACGAACCCAGTCTGCACCGTTGTCCTTTTCGGCCTCCCGTGCCAGAGCCGGGGCGAGCGCACTCAGGACCATCGGCGTGAGCCATCAGGTCAAGGTATTGCCTCAGACTGCGTGCGGACGCGGAAAAACCTTTCGACGGGAATAATCGCGACTATGCCGTCGCCGGCCGGCCCGACGTGCGCGATATCCATGATTGCTCTTACGAGGGTTTCAACGTCCGATGCCTGGGCGAAAATTTCGATTTTGAGGTGTTCGGTCGTCCAATCATCGGCAAACAGGTTTGGATGCGCGCCGAACCCTTTTACCTTGCTGACGGTTATGCCGTGGATATCAATAGCGCCGAGCCTCTTTTCCAGAGTTTGCAGAGCGTCCGGCCGAACAACCGCCACAACACATTTAAGTTCCATGTCTTGCTCCTCGTTGACTCCTTGATGGAAGGACGTCATGCGCTGCTACCCCTTCGGCGCCCATCTTGCATCAACTACTGCCTGAATCTTCCCTGCATCTCGAACTCCGTCTTGTAGCATCTGATAGTCTATCTCTGCCATACCTTCGGGAACCGGGCAAGTTACTGCAATCCGGTCTTCAAAGCATTGCAAGCGCAACGGCGGCGTATCGACATGGCAAGCGTGATAAGTGCCTGCGCCAGCTTCTTCGGGTCGTTGGCCTCTTTTCCATTGACAGCGACCGTTGCTCCACGTGTAGCCCGCGCCGTCGCAGCATATGCGTCGATTGCTTTTTTCGCGTACTTGACGGAATGCCGCTGAGATACTCAGTGCTGAAGTATCCTGGCCCCACTACCGTCACATGAATCCCCAACGGGGCGACCTCGATGGCCAAGCACTCGGTGATGCCTTCTACGGCAAATTTCGTCGCGCAATAGCTAGACGCGCCGGCGTCGCCGTGTTCGCAGCGGAAAACTCGCTCGGCGTTCGCTCCATCCGCCAGATTTCTTTGCCCGCGCGCCTTGGATGGCCCGTGAGATGTTGGTTGGGCGCCCGAGCCGACACGACGCGAGCGCGGCGCCTCAGGCTACCGCACCAAACAAGGCGCCGACACCTGCAGACACACCCATTGCCAAAGCACTCCAGAAGACCACGCGGACAACGCCAGGGCCGACTTTCGCTCCGCCCGCTTTTGCGGCCAGGCCGCCCAGAAAGGCTAGCGAAACCAAGGCAGAGAAGACTATAAGTGGAACCAGCACCGGTTCGGGCGCAACTGCGGCAACGATAGCCGGCAAGGCTGCGCCCACCGAAAAGCTGCAGGCAGAAGCCAGTGCTGCTTGCAAAGGTCGGGCGGACGTCACTTTCGAAATGCCCAGCTCATCACGTGCGTGAGCGCCAAGCGCGTCGTGGGCCATCAGCTTTTCGGCAACCTGCTTGGCAAGCGGCAAAGCCAGACCGCGACGCACATAGATTGCAGTCAATTCTCGATGCTCGCGCGGAAAGTCAGCCTCGAGTTCGGCCTGCTCTTGGACCAAAGCTGCCTTTTCAGTATCCGCCTGCGAAGAAACAGATACGTATTCGCCAGTCGCCATCGACATGGCCCCCGCAACCAGCCCGGCCACGGCCGTGAGCACAATGCTTCCATGAGAGGAATGTGCTGATGCTACGCCGGTAACGAGGCTGGCAGTCGATACGATGCCATCATTGGCTCCGAGAACCGCAGCACGCAACCAGCCAATGGTTTCAAGACGATGCTGTTCCCTATGTCGCCTGGCCATATTTCCTCAACGTTCGAAGCTCTCACCTATCAGCCTCGACCGAACGCACAGTGAAGCTGAGCACCCAGCGCCGTGCATCCAGGCGACCTACCGCTTTTTGCCGCCAATAAAGCCTGGCAGCACTCTGGCATCCGGGCTTTTCGCGAGGTATTCGCCCTGATGTACAGCCGCAGTAAACTGAAACGAAGTGGTCCAAAGTCGGATGCGAGTCCGGAAGAAATCGGCCCACTGGAAATCCGCAAATGGCTCTGGCGTCTTGGCATAACCGTCAGCGTCCCTGACGAATGCAGCCAGGCTGCGAAACGGGTCGTCTACCAGACCTGACACATGACCGGGGACGGCCGCTATCCCGTGCAAAATTCCTTGCTCGTCATACGGGTGCACCCAGCGCTTCAACGCCATTTCGTTCCAGAACGCCTCCGTGGCGAGCTTGGAAACGTCGCACACCACCTCCACGTAGGCATACTCAACCTGAGCGTCCCACAGCGCACGTCCGAGGTGATGGTGGTAAATGATAAAGTGTTTCCCATCCCTGCCGAGGACAGCAGGCATCGGTAGCGCCTTGATGGCCCATCTGAGGTCATCGCCGTGTTGTCGCCAATGCAAGGTTGACCCGTATGCCGGCATCGGACTGACCAGCCTGCCAATCAAGAAACGACTCCGTCATCAACGGCTTGCTGCCCAATCTGGCTGGTCTGCCGATTTTCGACATGAGGGCCAATATTATGTTGGTGTCAGCAGCCGAGTACGTCAACCAGCGATTCGGCTCTGGTCGGGAAGCAATCCGCGCGAGGTATTACACGTGCACGCGCATTTCTGGGACATCGACCATCGCCCTAGACATTGATGTCGGGCCAACCGTCCGCATAAGTTATGCCGCGTCATTTTTGAGGTGGACCGCGAAGGGTTCCACGTTGCTCCGGCTCGACGGAACCAACCTTGTTGTTGAAACTATAATTCCGCCATGCGGGACTGCGCCGTGCGCGCTCACCGCAGTCTGCCATTCAAGGAGGTTTCATGAACAACATATTGAATGATGATGGGCTCAATCTCCTGTTCCGTGAAGCGCGCACGCATAGCGTGTGGCTGAACAAACCGGTCGCCGATGAAACACTGCGGCAACTTTATGACCTCATGAAGTGGGCTCCCACGAGCGCCAACTGTAACCCGGCAAGAATCGTTTTCCTCCGCACGAAAGAGGCCAAGGAACGGCTGGTGCCGGCCCTCTCCCCCGGGAACGTAGACAAGGTGATAAGCGCCCCCGTGACGGCCATCATCGCCTACGACCTGAATTTTCACGAAAAGCTGCCCACGCTTTTTCCGCACAATCCCGGCATGCGTGACCACTTCGCAAGTGCGCCGGAACTGGTCGACACGACCGCGAGGCGCAATTCCTCTCTGCAAGGGGCCTATCTGATTCTCGCCGCTCGTGCCCTGGGGCTCGATTGCGGACCGATGTCCGGCTTCGATAACGCGAAGGTCGACGAGGAGTTTTTTGGAGGAGGGAAAAGCGACCGGGATGCCGACGAAGAGTTCTTCCCGGAAGGTCACCTCAAATCGAACTTCTTGTGCAACCTGGGATACGGCGATGCTTCCAATCTCCACCCGCGCGGCCCGCGCCTCGATTTCGACCAGGCGTGCACGCTTTTATGACCCGGGACGCATCCGGAGGAACTTGCTCGCGTTTGTACGATTGTTGTTTCAACCCGGCGTACCTTACGCCGCTTACCTCACAAGGACCGCTTTTTAATCGGAGAAGCCAGGGAAAAAGCAGGGCTCATCGCCCCGCTAATCCTCCCCTAGCCGGAAAGACACGCCAGCACTATTCACCATTCCTCGCGATGGCATCCCAGTCGCGCTGCGGCTTTTTTAACGAGCGGCAGTGAAGTACGTGCCCGGCGATACGACCGCAAATTAACGGCAAGACCAGGAACGAAGTAGTAGCGCATGCGCGCAGACCACGCGCACACATTGCAAGCAATATGTCCTTGTTATTTTCTGCCCTCCGCTTTGCGCTCGTCGTCTACGTTGTGGCGGCGGTGGCCCTTTACGTTTTCCAGGACCGGCTGCTGCTCCCTCCGGTCCCAAGCGTGACTGATATCCGGTCGGGACATCATGGGGACTATGAGGTCCAAGCGTGGTATCCCAGCGGCGGGTACTCAGGATATGTGGTCACCCCAGATGGCCGCGAACCGGTTGGAACGGTCCTCGTCTATCACGGTAACGCAGAGTCGGCGGAGAACAAGCAGTCTCTTGCCGAAGTGTTTGTGCGTGTTGGATACCGGGCTGTCCTGGTCGAGTATCCCGGCCATGGCAGAAGACCGGGCGCGCGAACGATGAGAGCGGCTTTGGCAGCATCGCGAAGCGCGCTTTCCGACGCCAGGGCCCAATGGACAGGACCTGTATTTTTGGCCGGCGAGTCGCTGGGTGCCGGCATGGCAGCACAAGTAGTCTCCGGCAACGAGTCAGCGGTCGCCGGTGTGCTGCTCATCACGCCGTGGGATTCGCTGGAAAATGTTGCCTCGGAGAAGCTACGGCTGTTTCCAGTTCGATGGATATTGCATAGCCCGTTCGATTCGGTCGACGCGCTGAAGCACTATGTAGGTCGGGTCGTTGTAGTCGGTTGCGAGCAAGATACACTCATCCCCGTGTGGCACGCTGAGCGGCTTGCCCGCCTGCATCCTCATGCGCAGCTCCTGCTATTGCCCGGCGCCGGTCACAATGACTGGTTCAGTTCGATGACCACCGACCGTTGGCGAGACGTTTTTTGCTGGCTGCAGGTGGCGCCAGCGCAATAGCAAATCCGCGCGTGCCACGACAACCGCGTCTCTCGCCGAAGACGTCCGCAGCCACCGCGTTACGCGCGCGGTACGGGATGAACCTGCGGAAGTCTCCGCACGCCGAATGCAACACCAGCGCCGTTCGTGTCAATGGTCGTGCCTCTCGTCGCCATCCCAGTGGTCACGGTGCCAGCCATCTCTCGGGCCACCGCCGTCGTGGTCATGGCCCCAGTCACCACGACGCCCATCGTAATGGTCCCGAGCATCGTGCCACTCCCGTTCATCATGATGGTGCTCTTCCCACTCCCTACGGTCCCAATAACGATGCCCGTCGTAATAGCGGTCTCTATACCATCCCGGACTGATGACAACAGCAGCAGGAGGTTCGACGTACACCGGTGGCGGCGGTGCGTAGACCGGCTCGGGTGCATACGCGACACCCGGGATGCCAATGTTGACTCCAACATCGACATGCGCGAGAGCGACGGACGATACGCCAATGCCAAGGCCGGCGACGAGTGTCATCGCGAACCAGCGGCTACGTAAGATGGTCATGATTTGCGTGGTCAGATATGTACGGTTGAACAGTTGAATGGCTGCTAGTCAGCTACAGTTAATAGCGGTGATAGTAGCCGCCTGCAGGCACAACGATGCAGCCGCCCAGCGCGGTTCCAAGACATACGGCCATCAGCATCAGCGCAATGATTCGTTTCATAACGTGCCTCACTTGTCAGTTGTGAACGCACTATATTTGGAGCGCAGATTACCAGTGTGTTTGTGTGTAACGAGACGTGTAATTTGAAACGCCTACCTCGTCCCGAGCCTTCTCAGGAATTCCGTCCGAGACGTTAAGGAGATGAACGGCCAGAAGCCGTCCCTTCAACTGAATCGGAGACGAACATGCACGACATTGCCTACAAACTTGCCGCTGTTGCAGCACTTGCCTTTTCATTCGCCGGCACCGCCTCGGCGCAAACCAACTGGGATGCGACGCACCCACGCCGTGTTGAGGTCAACCATCGCCTCGCGAATCAGGACCGTCGCATTCACCAGGAAGTACGGGAAGGCGACATGTCGCACGCCGAGGCGGCGAGACTGCATCGGGATGACCATCAGATTCGGCAGGAGGAGCGCGATATGGCAAGCCAGGACGGCAGCCATATCACCCGGCGAGAAAACTACGCGTTGAATCAGCAGGAAAACCGCGTAAGCGGCCAGATTGGCCAATAGCGCTTATCGCCGATGGTAGACAAGGCGCGGAACTGGGGTGGGCGGTCTACGCCTTCCCCAGGGTCGGTTGCCCCCAGACTTGCTGGAGGGGAGCATGAAAAACACAAACAAGCAGTCTCGGCGTCGCCAGGTCGAGAAATGGTTACCTGCGGCTGAGCGCTTTCTCTGTCTCGGCGATTTTCTGCGGCGGCTGAAAGGCCTTGACCTACGTGTCGTCCCCCGGCCTCTTTCGCTGAACGCGCGTGACCACTACATATCGAACGACCGCTCGAATCGCCAGGACCAGCAAGGCCATCACAATCACGATTGCGAACGGGAAGCCGAGCAGATAGAGCTGATTGGAAGCAATGTCTTTCATCACATGACTGCCAGGTTGAGGAAGGTCAAAAACACAGCGA from Paraburkholderia phytofirmans OLGA172 encodes the following:
- a CDS encoding cold-shock protein; amino-acid sequence: MATGTVKWFNDAKGFGFITPDGGGEDLFAHFSEIQGNGFKSLQENQKVSFEVKQGPKGKQAANITPA
- a CDS encoding P-II family nitrogen regulator; translation: MELKCVVAVVRPDALQTLEKRLGAIDIHGITVSKVKGFGAHPNLFADDWTTEHLKIEIFAQASDVETLVRAIMDIAHVGPAGDGIVAIIPVERFFRVRTQSEAIP
- a CDS encoding SDR family NAD(P)-dependent oxidoreductase, which translates into the protein MADGANAERVFRCEHGDAGASSYCATKFAVEGITECLAIEVAPLGIHVTVVGPGYFSTEYLSGIPSSTRKKQSTHMLRRRGLHVEQRSLSMEKRPTTRRSWRRHLSRLPCRYAAVALAML
- a CDS encoding VIT1/CCC1 transporter family protein, with the protein product MARRHREQHRLETIGWLRAAVLGANDGIVSTASLVTGVASAHSSHGSIVLTAVAGLVAGAMSMATGEYVSVSSQADTEKAALVQEQAELEADFPREHRELTAIYVRRGLALPLAKQVAEKLMAHDALGAHARDELGISKVTSARPLQAALASACSFSVGAALPAIVAAVAPEPVLVPLIVFSALVSLAFLGGLAAKAGGAKVGPGVVRVVFWSALAMGVSAGVGALFGAVA
- a CDS encoding ParB-like protein — translated: MPAYGSTLHWRQHGDDLRWAIKALPMPAVLGRDGKHFIIYHHHLGRALWDAQVEYAYVEVVCDVSKLATEAFWNEMALKRWVHPYDEQGILHGIAAVPGHVSGLVDDPFRSLAAFVRDADGYAKTPEPFADFQWADFFRTRIRLWTTSFQFTAAVHQGEYLAKSPDARVLPGFIGGKKR
- a CDS encoding malonic semialdehyde reductase — encoded protein: MNNILNDDGLNLLFREARTHSVWLNKPVADETLRQLYDLMKWAPTSANCNPARIVFLRTKEAKERLVPALSPGNVDKVISAPVTAIIAYDLNFHEKLPTLFPHNPGMRDHFASAPELVDTTARRNSSLQGAYLILAARALGLDCGPMSGFDNAKVDEEFFGGGKSDRDADEEFFPEGHLKSNFLCNLGYGDASNLHPRGPRLDFDQACTLL
- a CDS encoding alpha/beta hydrolase translates to MSLLFSALRFALVVYVVAAVALYVFQDRLLLPPVPSVTDIRSGHHGDYEVQAWYPSGGYSGYVVTPDGREPVGTVLVYHGNAESAENKQSLAEVFVRVGYRAVLVEYPGHGRRPGARTMRAALAASRSALSDARAQWTGPVFLAGESLGAGMAAQVVSGNESAVAGVLLITPWDSLENVASEKLRLFPVRWILHSPFDSVDALKHYVGRVVVVGCEQDTLIPVWHAERLARLHPHAQLLLLPGAGHNDWFSSMTTDRWRDVFCWLQVAPAQ